The Bubalus kerabau isolate K-KA32 ecotype Philippines breed swamp buffalo chromosome X, PCC_UOA_SB_1v2, whole genome shotgun sequence genome has a segment encoding these proteins:
- the LOC129639821 gene encoding actin-related protein T1-like: MFNPYSLDTPAVIFDNGSRLCKVGMSGEIGPRHVISSVVGHPKFNMALPEANQKNYVVGENALLKYEALQLHYPIERGLVTKWDDMEKLWKYLFEWELGVKPCQQPVLMTEPSLNPRETREKTTEVMFETFNVPAFYLSNHAVVALYASAAVTGLVVDSGDGITCTVPIFEGYSLPHAVTKLYVAGRDITEHLTRLLLASGYNYPCILNKALVDDIKETLCYVALEPEKELCKKPEEIMKEYKLPDGNVIHLGDQLYQVPEILFAPDHLGVHNPGLSKMVSSSIMKCDTDIQKNLFAEIVLSGGTTLFPGLEERLMKELEQLAFRGTPIKITASPDRCFSAWIGASIMTSLSSFKQMWITSADFMEFGACVIQRKCF; encoded by the coding sequence ATGTTTAACCCATACTCATTAGATACTCCAGCCGTAATTTTTGACAATGGATCAAGACTCTGTAAAGTAGGTATGTCTGGAGAGATTGGGCCCCGTCATGTCATCAGTTCTGTGGTGGGGCATCCTAAATTCAACATGGCTTTACCAGAAGCCAATCAGAAAAATTATGTTGTGGGAGAAAACGCCCTGCTCAAGTATGAGGCCTTGCAGTTGCACTACCCCATTGAGCGTGGACTGGTAACAAAATGGGATGACATGGAGAAACTCTGGAAGTATCTTTTTGAGTGGGAACTGGGAGTAAAACCCTGTCAACAACCTGTGCTCATGACTGAGCCCTCCTTGAACCCAAGAGAGACTCGCGAGAAGACAACAGAAGTGATGTTTGAGACCTTCAATGTGCCTGCCTTTTACCTGTCCAACCACGCGGTCGTAGCACTCTATGCCTCTGCCGCTGTCACGGGCCTAGTGGTGGACAGTGGGGATGGGATCACTTGCACTGTCCCCATCTTTGAGGGTTACTCCCTGCCTCATGCTGTCACCAAGCTCTATGTGGCAGGCAGGGACATCACAGAGCACCTCACCCGACTCCTCCTGGCTAGTGGGTATAATTACCCTTGCATACTCAACAAGGCCTTAGTGGATGACATAAAAGAGACGCTGTGCTATGTTGCCTTGGAACCAGAGAAAGAACTCTGTAAGAAGCCAGAGGAGATCATGAAAGAATACAAGCTACCAGATGGGAATGTCATCCACCTTGGGGACCAGCTGTACCAGGTACCTGAGATTCTTTTTGCGCCTGACCACCTAGGTGTCCACAACCCAGGACTATCAAAAATGGTCTCCAGCAGCATTATGAAGTGTGACACCGATATCCAGAAGAATCTTTTTGCAGAAATTGTTCTGTCTGGGGGCACCACTCTCTTCCCTGGGCTTGAGGAAAGACTTATGAAGGAACTGGAACAGCTGGCCTTCAGAGGCACTCCCATCAAGATCACTGCTTCTCCTGATAGATGTTTCTCTGCATGGATTGGTGCTTCCATCATGACCTCTCTGAGCAGTTTCAAGCAAATGTGGATCACTTCTGCAGACTTCATGGAGTTTGGGGCATGTGTTATCCAGAGAAAATGCTTTTAA